The window ACCAACTCCCGGTCGACGAATTCCTTACGGCGCAGATCGTCCATTCCGATGATCACGTCCATCAGAGCCATGTCTTCGGTGATCCGCTGGATGTCCTCTTCGGTCCCGTCCAGGCCGATGGTCAGGCGAGATATTTCCGGATCTTCGGTCTCGCCCGCGGAGATGCTCCGGATGTTCACGTTGTACTTCCTGATGGCCTGGGCCATGTCGGCCAAGACGCCCGGTTTGTTTTTTGTTAGTGCGGAGATGGTTTGGGTCATGGGCAACATTATCCTTGAATCAAGGGAGAGGTTTTGTCGCAATCTTGCGTTAACAATTGTGTAATATTTGACTTTAGTTTGTCGCAAAACAAACCATAAGAGTACAAAAATGTAATATGCTAAGTGTCGTTATTTTGGGGGTACCTCGTTTCCCTTTGTCTTTCTTGGTTTTTTTTGTTTGGAACACCTTTTGCTAAATGAGCTGGCAACGATGGAGTTGGTCATTGGCAGCCCTGGGTGGATGGCCAGGGGCCGACTGCATCATGAGCCGCTGATTGAACATAAGCTCGCGATCATCAGGTTTGGAGGATCATTGTTTCTTCAGGTCCCCAGCGTTGTCAACATACGAAAAGAGAAAGGAGAGTCTTCATGAGTGGAATCCAGTCCCGTTTGAACGCCATTTCAGCCGTTACCAACTACACCCCAGTCGCGGCTCCGCTGAATTTCGCGGAGACCAAGCCCACGGATCTGTTCGGGTGCAACGTCTTCAACGACAAGGTGATGAAGGAACGCCTGCCAAATGATGCTTACAAATCCCTCAAGAAAACCATTGAATACGGTGAAAAGCTGGATCCGGCTCTGGCAGACATCGTGGCCAATGCCATGAAGGACTGGGCCATCGAGAAGGGAGCCACCCATTTCACGCACGTGTTTTACCCCTTGACCGGACTGACGGCGGAAAAGCACGATGCCTTTCTGGTTCCTGACGGCAGCGGCGGAGCGCTGGCCCAGTTCAGCGGCAAGCTGCTGATCCAGGGGGAACCCGATGCGTCCAGTTTTCCGTCCGGAGGCCTGCGCACCACGTTCGAGGCTCGCGGCTATACCGCCTGGGACGTCACCAGTCCGGCCTATATCCTGGAAAATCCCAATGGCACATTCTTGTGCATTCCCACGGCCTTTGTATCCTGGACCGGCGAGGCCCTGGACAAGAAGACCCCTCTGCTGCGCTCTCTGCAGGCCCTGAACAAGCAGGCCAAGCGCCTGCTCAGCCTCTTTGGCGTGGAAACCAAGCTGCCCGTGACCTCGTATGCCGGGTCGGAGCAGGAATATTTTCTCATTGACCGCAACTTCATTTTTACCCGTCCTGACCTGCTCATTGCCGGACGCAGCCTGTTTGGCGCCAAACCGGCCAAGGGCCAGGAATTCGAGGACCAGTACTTCGGCTCCATCCCCCGGCGCGTTCTCTCGTTCATGATGGAAGTGGAGCGGGAGTTGTACAAGCTGGGTGTGCCTGTGAAGACGCGGCATAATGAAGTTGCCCCTGGTCAGTATGAAATCGCCCCGATTTTTGAGCCCGGCAACTTGGCTACGGATCACAATCAGTTGGTAATGACCGTGCTGCGCAACGTGGCCAAGCGCTACGGCATGGAATGCCTGCTGCACGAGAAGCCCTTTGCCGGGATCAACGGTTCGGGCAAGCACCTGAACTATTCCCTGGGCAACGCTGAACTGGGCAGCCTGTTCGATCCGGGTGAGACCCCCCATGAAAACGCCCAGTTCCTGATCTTCTGCGCCGCGGCCATCCGGGCGATGCACAAGTACGGCGCTTTGCTGCGGGCCACGGCGGCTTCAGCTTCCAACGACCATCGCCTGGGCGCCAACGAGGCCCCGCCGGCAATCATGTCCGTTTACCTCGGTGCACAACTGACCGAGGTGTTCGAGCAGATCAAGGCCGGTTCCGTAAAAGGATCGAAGAAAAAAGATGCTCTGACCGTGGGTGTGGACACATTGCCCCCGTTGCCCATGGATCCCGGCGATCGCAACCGAACCAGCCCCTTTGCCTTTACCGGCAACCGCTTTGAATTCCGTGCCGTGGGTTCCTCGCAGTCCATTGCTGGGCCGCAGGTGGCCTTGAACACGATGATGGCCGAGTCCATGGACTTCATTGCCACGGAACTGGAAAAAGCCACCAAAGGCGATCCCGGCAAACTGAACGCCGCTGTTCAGGCCTTGCTGAAGAAAATCATCACGGAACACGAAGCCATCATTTTCAACGGCGACGGCTATTCCGACGAATGGCACCAGGAAGCCGCGAAGCGGGGCTTGCCCAACCTGCGCACCACTCCCGAAGCCCTGCCCGTGATCACCAGCAAGCCGGTGGTTGATCTTTTCGCCACCTATGGCGTGCTTTCCGAGGCAGAGCTGCATTCCCGTCAGGAAATCTACCTGGAGCAGTACAGCAAAACCATCAATACCGAAGCCAACCTAGCCATTCGCTTGGCCAAGACCGTGATTTTCCCCGCAGCCATGCGCTACCAGGGAGAACTGGCCGCCACCTGTGCCAACCTGAAGGCCATCGGGCACGACGTGAAGATGATCACACTGGAAGACGTCACCGCCAAGCTGCGCACCTTGCAGAAGGCTGTCGGAGACTTGGAAAACTTGTTGGAGAAGATTCCGCACGGCGATACCCTCAAGGAAGCCGAGTACTTCTGCAACACGGTCCTGCCGGGGATCAATATGGTCCGGGAATGGGCCGACTCTCTGGAAACCGTGGTGGCCGACGACCTGTGGGCCCTGCCGAGTTACCAGGAGATGCTGTTTATTAAATAGCCGACTTTCACCCTTTGGAAACAAGAAAGGCCGCCTCTTCAGGCGGCCTTTCTTGTTTCGTGGCACCCCTTCACTACAGCTTGATCAGAGCACCATTGCGAAGCCGGATTCCCAAAAATATGATTTTTTGGTCCTGCCTCCAAGTCATACCCGTGAATACGGATATCCAGTTCTTTTTTGAGATGAATACTGAGGCCCTGTTTCCTGAAAGGGAAAACCACGCCCTCTGTAGGAAATATCCTGGGGAAGCTGTTCAGTCAGCATGATTCCTCTGTATTCGAAGCTCGATCAGTTTTTTCCGAAACTGGGTGATATTCTCCGCCATGCTCGGAGACCTCTTGGAGAACAAACCGGCACAGTTCATCAAGGCGGGCTTGGCAGGGCGGGGTCAGTTCCGTGCCCCAGGGGTCGAACTCCTTGGGTTCCATGCCGAGGACCACGGTTTCCGGGCAGTTGCCCAGAACCTTGCATGTGGCCAGGGTTTCCAACAGGTCGGTTTGGTGCATGGAGTTCTTGAAGGCCACGCTCTTGCCCATCTCCACGCCAGCCAGGCGATACAGCGTTCCTGGTTCACCGTCATTGACGACCGCATCCACGACGATCAGCCGGTCAAACTCCATGATTGGGTCCATCAGGGCCATTCCCAGGGTTCCACCGTC of the Desulfonatronum thioautotrophicum genome contains:
- the ilvN gene encoding acetolactate synthase small subunit gives rise to the protein MTQTISALTKNKPGVLADMAQAIRKYNVNIRSISAGETEDPEISRLTIGLDGTEEDIQRITEDMALMDVIIGMDDLRRKEFVDRELVLAKVAMTPANTTQIMQIFEVFRANVVGMGRSTVTVEMSGDRERVDGLINMLKPHGIKSLCRSGMIALKRGDE
- a CDS encoding glutamine synthetase III — translated: MSGIQSRLNAISAVTNYTPVAAPLNFAETKPTDLFGCNVFNDKVMKERLPNDAYKSLKKTIEYGEKLDPALADIVANAMKDWAIEKGATHFTHVFYPLTGLTAEKHDAFLVPDGSGGALAQFSGKLLIQGEPDASSFPSGGLRTTFEARGYTAWDVTSPAYILENPNGTFLCIPTAFVSWTGEALDKKTPLLRSLQALNKQAKRLLSLFGVETKLPVTSYAGSEQEYFLIDRNFIFTRPDLLIAGRSLFGAKPAKGQEFEDQYFGSIPRRVLSFMMEVERELYKLGVPVKTRHNEVAPGQYEIAPIFEPGNLATDHNQLVMTVLRNVAKRYGMECLLHEKPFAGINGSGKHLNYSLGNAELGSLFDPGETPHENAQFLIFCAAAIRAMHKYGALLRATAASASNDHRLGANEAPPAIMSVYLGAQLTEVFEQIKAGSVKGSKKKDALTVGVDTLPPLPMDPGDRNRTSPFAFTGNRFEFRAVGSSQSIAGPQVALNTMMAESMDFIATELEKATKGDPGKLNAAVQALLKKIITEHEAIIFNGDGYSDEWHQEAAKRGLPNLRTTPEALPVITSKPVVDLFATYGVLSEAELHSRQEIYLEQYSKTINTEANLAIRLAKTVIFPAAMRYQGELAATCANLKAIGHDVKMITLEDVTAKLRTLQKAVGDLENLLEKIPHGDTLKEAEYFCNTVLPGINMVREWADSLETVVADDLWALPSYQEMLFIK
- a CDS encoding HyaD/HybD family hydrogenase maturation endopeptidase, which gives rise to MEKHNAPKILVLGVGNILLKDEGVGVKVVEKLRAEYAFSPNVVLMDGGTLGMALMDPIMEFDRLIVVDAVVNDGEPGTLYRLAGVEMGKSVAFKNSMHQTDLLETLATCKVLGNCPETVVLGMEPKEFDPWGTELTPPCQARLDELCRFVLQEVSEHGGEYHPVSEKTDRASNTEESC